From Amycolatopsis sp. WQ 127309:
AAGCGGTGGTAGATCGAGCCGTTCGGCGCGTCCGCGGCCTTGGCCGTCGCGGCCATCGTGACCGCGCGGGCGCCGCCCCCGGCGAACAACGTCGTCGCGGCGTCGAGGAACTGCGCTGTGGTGTGCGTCGCCGGCCGGCCCATGGTTCTGGAGACTATCCTCTGATACGTTCTGGAGGACAGTCTCCAGAACGGAGGGTTGTGCCATGATCCGCAACGTCCACACCCGGAGGTTCCCGCGGCCGGTGCCGCCGGAGCTGCTGGCCACGCTCGGCACGGACGACGACCGCCTCTGGCCGGTCGCCGACTGGCCGCCCACCCGCCTCGACGGCCCGCTCGTCCCGGGCACGACCGCCGGTCACGGCCCGGTCCGGTACGTCCTCGAAGACGTCGCGCCCGATCGCCTGCGGTTCCGCTTCACGGCGCCGACGGGCCTGCACGGCTTTCACGAGTTCACGATTTCGGGTGACGCGCTGACGCACGTCCTGGAGGGAACGCTGCACGGCTGGACCCGCCTGAGCTGGCCACTGGTGTTCCGCCCGCTGCACGACGCGCTCCTGGAGCAACTGCTGGACCGCGCCGAACTGGCCGTGACCGGCCGGGTGTCCCGGCCGGTGAAGTGGTCGCGCTACGTCCGTTTCCTGCGCGCACTGGCCCGAAACCGGTCGCGGTCGCCACGGCCGTCCGCCACACTCCGGCCGTGATCCTGACACCGCTGGACGAGCCCGCACTGGCGCGGCTGCTGGAGGCCGCCGTCGCCGGCGCGGACCCCCTGGAGGTGATGCCCCCGGTCGACGGCCCACCCGGCTGGACGCCCGAGCGCCGCGCGGCGTTCCTGGAGTTCCACCGGGCCAGGTCGCTGAGCCCGGAGACGGCGGTGGAGCGCACGTGGGTGGTCGACGTCGCGGGGACGGCGGTCGGCGCGGCCCGCCTGGAGCGTCACGGCGACGCGGTGGAGGCGGGCATCTGGCTGAGCCGCGACGTCCGCGGCCGGGGGATCGGCAAGCAGGTGACGGCGTCACTGCTGGACCTGGCGAAGGACAGCGACGCGACGAGGTTCGTCGCCTCGACCACCGCGGGCAATCGCGGAGCCCGGACCCTGCTGAGCGGAATCGGCGCGAGCTTGGCCACGGAAGGCGACGACGTGACGGCGGAACTACCGCTGAGCTGACTTCAGCCGCGGCAGGATCTCCGTGCGGACGTACTCCAGGGCGTCCCGCTCCGGGAGGATGTGCGGCCCCTGCACCCACCGCACCCCGTGCCGGGCCGCCGCGGCCGTGAGGCGCTCCCGCAGCGGGCCCACCACCCCGGCGCCCAGCACCAGCGTGTCCACGATGCCCAGGCGGGACAGCGCCGCTTCCTCCGAAGCGACGCCGTCCGCGGCGAGACCCGCCGCGGACAGCGCCGCCGTCACCCTCGAGACCGTGGCCGGGTTGCGGCCGAACAGCAGCACGTTCATGCCGCCCAGCGTCCGACCTCAAGGGCGCTTGAGGTCAAGACCTCAGTCGAGCTGCAATTCCGGGGAGTACATCTCGATCCAGTGGTACAGGTCGAGCAGCCGGTCCAGGCCGATGCGGGCACCCGGGTCCATGGTGGCCGAGTCCACTTCGGACACCCGGTGCGCCCAGGCCTTGTCGACCAGGCCGAACACCGCGTGGTTCGGCTCCGCGAGGACCTCCTTGACCTGCTGCTGCAGCGCCGCCGCGTAGCCCGGGTCCTGCGTCGAGGGGTACGGGCTCTTCACCCGCTGGGCCACCGACTCCGGGAGGACGTGCTTGGTCGCGTGCCGCAGGAGGCTCTTCTCGCGGCCGTCGAACGTCTTGAGCGACCACGGCGTGTTGTAGACGTACTCGACCAGCCGGTGGTCGCAGAACGGCACGCGGACCTCCAGGCCCACCGCCATCGACGCGCGGTCCTTGCGGTCGAGCAGCATCCGCACGAACCGCGTCAGGTGCAGGTTGCAGATCGTCCGCATCCGCGCTTCCTTCGCGGACTCGCCGTCGAGGTGGTCCACCGAAGAGACCGCCGTCGCGTACTGGTCCGCGATGTAGGTCTCGAGGTTGAGCTTGCGCACCAGCTCGGGCGTGTAGAGCGACGCCCGGTCCTCCATCATCGAGTTCCGGAACGCCAGCCACGGGAACGTGTCGGCGTTGACGGCCTTCTCGTCGTGGAACCAGCGGTAACCGCCGAACACCTCGTCGGCCGACTCGCCCGACAGGGCCACCGTCGACTCGCCGCGGATCGCCTTGAACAGCAGGTACAGCGACGTGTCCATGTCACCGAGGCCGGCCGGGATGTCGCGGGCCTTCAGCACCGCGCGTCGCACCGCCGGGTCGCTCAGCTCCGCCGGGTTCAGCATGACGTTCTGGTGCGCGGACCCGACCAGGTCGGCGACGTCGCGGATGTAGGGCGAGTCCGCGGTGTCGCGCATCTCGTCCGGCTTGAAGTTCTCCTCCTGGCCGAAGAAGTCGACGGAGAACGTCCGCAGCTGCTCGCCCTGCTCGGCGAGGTGGGGCGCGGCGAGGCCGGTGACGGCGCTGGAGTCCAGGCCGCCGGACAGCAGCACGCAACGCGGGACGTCGGCGACGAGCTGGCGGTGCACGATGTCGGTCATCAGCTCGCGGACGCGCTCGACCGTGGTCTCCTGGTCGTCCGTGTGCTGCTTGGCGTCGAGCTTCCAGTACGTGCGGGTGCGGATGCCCTCGCGCGACACGGTGACGATCGTGCCGGGCTGGACCTCCTCCATGTCCTTCCACAGCGACCAGCCGGGGCGCTTGGTGAACGCCATCAGCTCGCGCAGGCCGTCGGTGTCGACCACCTTCTTCGCGAGCGGGTTCGCGAGGATCGCCTTCGGCTCGGAGCCGAACAGCACGCCGTCGGCCGTCGGGTAGTAGTAGAACGGCTTGATGCCCATCCGGTCGCGGATCATCACGAGCCGGTCGTCGCGCTCGTCCCAGATCGCGAAGGCGTACATGCCGTTGAGGTGGTCGACGACCGCGTCGCCCCACTGCAGGTAGCCGTGCAGCACCACTTCGGTGTCGCTGTCGGTCTCCCACTTGTGGCCGAGCTTCGTGAGCTCGTCCTTCAGCTCGGTGAAGTTGTAGGCCTCACCGCTGTAGACCATCGCGACGTCGCCGTTCGGCGTGTGCACGGACATCGGCTGCCGGCCGCCGGGCAGGTCGATGATGGCGAGGCGCCGGTGGCCGAGCGCGACGTGCTTGCGCACCCAGGTACCGACGCCGTCCGGACCACGGCAGGCCATGGTCTCGGTCATGGCGTCCACGACGTCCTGCCGGCGCGTGAGGTCGGCGTCGTAGGAAACCCAGCCGGCGATACCGCACATACGGACCCCTCCAAGCTTTTACTTAGCTAGTACAACTATCGGTAACACAGGTGTAACACGGGGAGAACATCTTGTCTGCCCGAATTGCACGTTCCGCGCTCATTCGATCACGCAGTGTGCCGTGAGTCACTCACCAACCACGGCCACGCCGAGGTGAAGGCAAACGCTTGCGTGATCGGCGCCACCCGCCATAAAGACGGCGTAAATGCGCATCAGGACGGCGTTAACGCGCCGTCAGCCACCCTCCGCGGACGGCCGGAACGGCCGCACAGTTGGCCTCGTCCCTGGTCACCGAAAGCGGTGACCTGTCCTGAGAGGTGCCTAGTGGCCGACTTGCTGTACGCCGTTCTCCTGATCGGCATTTTCGTGGTTATCGCGCTGGCGCTGCGTGGCTTGGAGAAGCTGTGAGCGGCGCGGGCACCGTGGCCAACGTCGTCGGCGGACTGCTGGCGCTGGGCCTTCTCGTCTACCTGTTCGTCGCCTTGATCAGGCCGGAGAAATTCTGATGTCCGACACCGCGGCCGGGCTGGTCCAGCTCGGTCTCCTCCTCGTCGCCCTCGCCGTGGTTTACAAACCACTCGGCGACTACATGGCGCGCGTCTTCTCCACCGAGAAGCACCTGAAGCTCGAGAAGGGTCTCTACAAGCTCTTCCGCGTCAACCCGGACTCCGAGCAGCGGTGGCCGACCTACGCCGCCGGCGTGCTCGGCTTCTCGTTCGTCTCGGTCGTCCTGCTCTACCTGCTGCAACGGCTGCAGCCGATCCTGCCGTGGAGCCTGGGCCGCGGCTCGGTGAGCCCCGGCGTCGCGTTCAACACGGCGATCTCCTTCGTCACCAACACGAACTGGCAGTCCTACGTCCCCGAGACGACGATGGGCCACTTCGTGCAGATGGCCGGGCTCACCGTGCAGAACTTCCTGTCCGCGGGCGTCGGGCTGGCCGTCGCCATCGCGCTGACCCGCGGGTTCATCCGCTCGCGGACCGACCGGCTCGGCAACTTCTGGGTGGACCTCACGCGCGGCACCGTCCGCGTCCTGCTGCCGATGGCCTTCGTGTTCGCGCTCGTGCTGATCGCCCTCGGCGTCGTGCAGAGCCTCAAGGCGGGCGTCGCCGTCACCAACCCCGACGGCAGCCAGAGCACCATCGCGCTGGCCCCGGCGGCGAGCCAGGAGGCGATCAAGGAGCTCGGCACCAACGGCGGCGGCATCCTCAACGCCAACTCGGCGCACCCGTTCGAGAACCCCAACGTCTGGACGAACCTGATCGAGCTGTTCCTGATCCTGGTGATCCCGGTCAGCCTGACCCGCACGTTCGGCAAGCTCGTCGGCAAACCCAAGCAGGGGTACGTCCTGCTCGGCGTGATGAGCCTGCTCTGGGCCGCGTCGCTGGCGATCATCTGGTTCTCCGAGGCCAAGGCGAGCAACCCGGCCGCGCTGGCCGCCGGGGCGAGCATGGAGGGCAAGGAACAGCGGTTCGGCATCTCGAGCACGTCGATCTTCGCCGACACCACCACCGGCACGTCCACGGGCGCGATCAACGGCGCCCACGACAGCCTCTCGGGGCTCGGCGGCGGCGGTCCGCTGCTCAACATGCTCTACGGCGAGATCTCGCCGGGCGGCGTCGGCACCGGCCTCTACGGCATCCTCGTGATGGCGATCATCGCGATGTTCCTGGCCGGACTGATGGTCGGGCGGACGCCGGAGTACCTGGGCAAGAAGCTCGGCAAGCGCGAGGTCACCTGCGCGGCGATCTCGATGCTGGCCATGCCGCTGGTCGTGCTCCTGGGCAGCGGGATCGCCCTGATGCTGCCGGGCACGGCGGGCGCGCTCGGCAACAGCGGCGCGCACGGGCTGTCCGAAATCCTCTACGGCTACGCCTCGACCGGCAACAACAACGGCAGCGCGTTCGGCGGCCTGACGGCGACGAGCGACTGGTTCCAGTCGTCGTTCGGCGTCGCCATGGCGTTCGGCCGGTTCATCCCGATCGTCGCCGTGCTCTGCCTGGCCGGATCCCTGGCCGCGCAGCGGAAGGTCCCCGAAACGGCGGGGACGCTGCCCACCACCGGGCCGCTGTTCGCCACCATGCTCACCGGCACGGTGGTGCTCGTCGCGGCCCTCACGTTCATCCCGGCGCTCGCGCTCGGGCCCATCGCGGAGGCACTCGCATGACCGTCACCGAAGAACGACCTCAGGTGACCCACGAAGAGCACACCGGTCGCGTCGGCGCCGGGGTCTTCAGCCCCCGCCAGCTCTGGACGTCGCTGCCGGATGCCTTCAAGAAGCTCAACCCGAAGCACCAGCTCGCCAACCCGGTGATGTTCGTGGTGTGGGTCGGCTCGGCGCTGACCACCGTCTTCGCCGTCACCGACCCGAGCGTCTTCACCATCCTCATCGCGATCTGGCTGTGGTTCACGGTCATCTTCGCCAACCTCGCCGAGGCCGTCGCCGAAGGGCGCGGCAAGGCACAGGCGGAAAGCCTGCGGCGGTCGAAGAAGGAGACCGTCGCGCGGCGCCTCACCGCGAACGGCGACGAGGAGCAGGTGCCCGGCGCCGAACTGCGCGTCGGCGACCTCGTGGTCGTCGAGGCCGGCCAGGTGATCCCGGGTGACGGCGACGTCGTCGAGGGCATCGCGACCGTCGACGAGTCGGCCATCACCGGCGAGTCCGCGCCGGTCATCCGCGAGTCCGGCGGCGACCGCAGCGCCGTCACCGGCGGCACGACCGTGCTGAGCGACCGGGTCGTCGTGAAGATCACGACCAAGCCCGGTGAGTCCTTTGTGGACCGCATGATCGCGTTGGTGGAAGGTGCTTCCCGGCAGAAGACGCCGAACGAGATCGCGCTGACCATCCTGCTGGCCACGCTGACCATCATCTTCCTGCTCGCCGTCGTGGCGCTGCAGCCGATGGCCGGCTACTCCGGGTCCGAGCAGTCGGTGATCGTGCTGACGGCGTTGCTGGTCTGCCTCATCCCGACGACGATCGGCGCGCTGCTGTCCGCCATCGGCATCGCCGGGATGGACCGGCTCGTGCAGCGCAACGTCCTCGCGACGTCCGGCCGCGCGGTCGAGGCCGCGGGCGACGTCTCGACGCTGCTGCTCGACAAGACCGGCACCATCACCTTCGGCAACCGCCGGGCCACCGAGCTGATCCCGGTGGGATCGTCCACTCCGGACGACCTCGCCCGCGCGGCCCGGCTGGCCAGCCTCGCCGACGAAACGCCCGAGGGACGCAGCGTCGTCGAGCTGACCGCGGCCCACGCGGGTGACGACGTGCACGGCGAGTTCGTCCCGTTCACCGCGCAGACCCGGATGAGCGGCCTGGACGTCGGTGACCGGCGGATCCGCAAGGGTGCGGCGAGTGCCGTGCGCGCGTGGGTGCGCGACAACGGCGGGCAGTTCCCCGACGAGACCGAGCGCGTGGTCGACGAGATCAGCGCCCAGGGCGGCACTCCGCTGGTGGTCGCCGAAGACACCGTGGTGCACGGCGTGATCCGGCTGTCCGACGTCGTCAAGCCGGGCATGAAGGAGCGCTTCAAGGAACTGCGGGCGATGGGCATCAAGACGGTGATGATCACCGGCGACAACCCGCTCACCGCCAAGGCCATCGCGGCGGACGCCGGCGTCGACGACTACCTCGCCGAGGCCAAGCCCGAAGACAAGATGGCGCTCATCAAGAAGGAGCAGGAAGGCGGCCGGCTCGTCGCGATGACCGGCGACGGCACCAACGACGCCCCCGCGCTCGCGCAGTCCGACGTCGGCGTCGCGATGAACACCGGCACGTCCGCCGCGAAGGAGGCCGGCAACATGGTCGACCTCGACAGCGACCCGACGAAGCTGATCGAGATCGTCGAGATCGGCAAGCAGCTGCTGATCACCCGCGGCGCGTTGACGACGTTCAGCGTGGCGAACGACCTCGCGAAGTACTTCGCGATCCTGCCGGCGATGTTCACCGGCATCTTCGCCCAGCTCGGCGCGTTGAACATCATGCACCTGGCCACGCCGAAGTCGGCGATCCTCTCCGCGGTCATCTTCAACGCGCTGATCATCGTCGTGCTCATCCCGCTGGCCCTGCGCGGCGTGCGGTACAAGCCGTCGTCGGCCTCGGCCCTGCTGCGCCGCAACCTGCTTGTCTACGGCCTCGGCGGCATCGTCAGCCCCTTCCTCGGGATCTGGCTGATCGACCTGCTCGTGCGCCTCATCCCTGGAATCGGGTGACCTCGTGAACACTCTCGTCAAGCAGACCTGGGCCGGGCTGCGCGTCCTCATCGTGATGACGGTCCTGCTCGGGGTGATCTACCCCCTGGCCGTGTGGGCGATCGCCCGCATCCCCGGGCTGGAGGGCCACGCCGAAGGCTCGGTCGTCACGCAGAACGGCCAGGCCGTCGGGTCGTCGCTCATCGGCGTCGACCCGGTGCCCGCCGACCCGGCGCGCGACCCGTGGTTCCACAACCGGCCCTCGGCGCTCTCGAAGGACGCGCTCGGTCCCGGCGACCCGTCGACGTCCGGCGCGTCCAACAAGGGCCCGTACAACGAGGACCTCGTGAAGACCATCGGCGAGCGGAAGGACGCCATCGCGAAGCGGGAAGGCGTGTCACCCGATCAGGTACCGCCGGACGCGGTGACGGCGTCGGGTTCCGGGCTCGACCCGGCGATCAGCGTCGCCTACGCCGACCTCCAGATCGCCCGCGTCGCCCGGGTGACGGGGCTGCCCGCGGATCGGGTGAAGCAGCTCGTCGAAGCGAACACGTCGGGCGCCGGGATCGGTGTCCCCGGGGTGGATGTGCTCCAGCTCAACTTGGCCGTGCAAGGTGCGGCCGGAGGGGCACACTGACAGCGTGACCAGTACGAAGAAGCCGCGCCGGGGGGAGCTGAGGATCTACCTCGGCGCGGCTCCGGGCGTCGGCAAGACCTTCGCCATGCTCGGCGAGGCGCGGCGCCGGCTCGACCGCGGCACCGACGTCGTCGCCGGGCTGGTGGAGACGCACGGCCGCGAGAAGACCGCGGTGCTGCTCGAAGACCTCGAGATCGTGCCGCGCCGGCACGCCGAGCACCGCGGCCGCGCCTTCGAGGAGATGGACGTCGACGCCATCCTCGCCCGCGCGCCCGAGGTCGCCGTCGTCGACGAACTCGCGCACACCAACGTGCCGGGCTCACGCAACGCCAAGCGCTGGCAGGACGTCGAGGAGCTCCTGGAGGCCGGCATCGACGTGCTGTCCACCGTCAACGTGCAGCACCTGCAGAGCCTCAACGACGTCGTCGAGCGCATCACCGGCGTCACGCAGCAGGAGACCGTGCCCGACGAGGTCGTCCGCCGCGCCGAACAGCTCGAACTGGTCGACATCACGCCCGAGGCGCTGCGGCGGCGGCTCGCGCACGGCAACGTCTACCCGGCCGAGCGGATCGACGCCGCGCTCGGCAACTACTTCCGCCCCGGCAACCTCACCGCGCTGCGCGAGCTGGCCCTGCTCTGGGTGGCCGACCAGGTCGACGTCGCCCTGCAGCGCTACCGCGCCGAGCAGCAGATCACCGACACCTGGGAGGCGCGCGAACGCGTTGTCGTCTCCATCACCGGCGGGCCGGAGAGCGAGACGCTGATGCGCCGCGCCAGCCGGATCGCCACCCGCGCCGGCGCCGAACTGCAGGTCCTCCACATCCTGCGCGGCGACGGCCTGTCCGGGCTCGGCCCCACCGCGATCGCCCGCTGCCGCACGCTGGCCGAGGAGGTCGGCGCGACGTTCCACACCGTCGTCGGCGACGACGTCCCGACCGCGTTGCTGGACTTCGCCCGCGGCGTCAACGCGACCCAGCTGGTGATCGGCACGTCACGCCGTTCGCGCGTGGCGCGGCTGTTCGACGAGGGCATTGGCGCCACGGTGGTCCGCCAGTCCGGGCCCATCGACGTCCACATGGTCACCCACGCCGAGGCCGGCGGGCGGCTGCGAGCCCGGCTCGGCGCGAGCCCGCTGGGGTTCTCGCGGCTGGTCGCGGGCTGGGTGCTGAGCGTCGTGCTGCCGGTGCTGGTGACGGTCATCGGCCTGTTCGTGCGCACCGGGTTCGACTTCGCCACCGACGTGATTTCGTACGTGCTGGCCACGGTCGTCGTCGCGCTGGTCGGCGGCCTCGGCCCGGCGCTGGTCGCGGCCGTGCTCGGGGCCGGGCTGCTCAACTTCTTCTTCACGCCGCCGCTGTACACGCTCACCGTGCACACCCCGCAGAACCTCGTGACGCTGATCGCGATGGTCGTGGTCGCGGTGCTCGTCGCGCTGGTCGTCGACGCGGCCGCGCGCCGGGCGACGCAGGCGGCGCGGGCGCGGACCGAGGCGGCGCTGCTCGCCTCCTACGCGCGGACCGTGCTGACCCACGCGAACCCGATCGAGCGCCTGCTGGAGAAGGTCCGCGAGAACTTCGCGCTGACTTCGGTGACCCTGCTGGAAAAGCGCGAAGGCGCGTGGCAGGGCGTGGCGACCGCGGGGGAGCACCCGTGCGCCGACCCGGACGAGGCCGACGTCGACATCGCCGTCACCGCCGACGTCCACCTCACGCTGCGCGGGCGCGCGCTGCCGGCGGCCGACCGGCGGGTGCTGGAAGCCGTGGCCGGGCAGGCGCTATTGTCCCTGCGGCAGCAGCGCAGTGCCGACGCCGCGGCGAAAGCCGAGCGCAAGGCCGAGGCCACCGAGCTGCGCACGACGTTGCTTTCGGCCGTCGGGCACGACCTGCGGACGCCGTTGACGTCGATCAAGGCGTCCATCGGCAGCTTGCGCGCGCCCGACCTGCAACTGTCCGAAGAGGACACCGCGGAGCTGATGGAGGCCATCGAACTGTCCGCCGACCGGCTGGCCGGGCTGATCGACAACCTGCTGGATTCGTCGCGGCTGGCCACCGGCGCGGTGGTGCCGCTCCTGCGTCCGGTCGGCTACGACGAGGTCGTCGCGCACGCGCTGTCCAATGTGGACGCCTCCGGCGCGGTGGTCGTCGCGGTCGACGACCAGCTGCCGTCGGTGCTCGCCGATCCCGGCCTGCTGGAACGGGTGGTGGCGAACGTGCTGGACAACGCGCTGCGGCACGGCGGGGGCCGGGTGTCGGCCCGGGCCAGCGCCCACTCCGGCCACGTCGAGCTGCGGATCGTCGACCACGGCAAGGGCCTGCGGAAGGGGACGGCGGACTCGGCGTTCGCGCCGTTCCAGCGGCTCGGTGGCGACCGGGACGCGACACCGGGGGTCGGGCTCGGGCTGTCGGTGGCGAAGGGGTTCACCGAGGCGATGGGCGGCACGATCCGCGCCGAGGACACCCCGGGCGGCGGGCTCACGGTCGTCGTCTCCCTGCCCGCCGAGAGCGTCACGTACAAAGTCGAAGAGGGGGTGCGATGACCGACATCGGGGCCACCGTGCTGGTGGTGGACGACGAGCCGCAGATCGTGCGGGCACTGCGGATCAACCTCACCGCGCGCGGCTACAAGGTGATCACCGCCCACGACGGCACGGCCGCGCTCAAGGCCGTCGCGGAGACCAAGCCGGACGTCGTCGTGCTCGACCTCGGCCTGCCCGACCTCGACGGCACCGAGGTGATCGCCGGCCTGCGCGGCTGGACGACGGTCCCGATCATCGTCCTGTCCGCCCGCGGCGACTCGGCGGACAAGGTCCAGGCGCTCGACGCGGGCGCCGACGACTACGTCACCAAGCCGTTCGGCATGGACGAGCTGCTGGCGCGGCTGCGTGCGGCGGTCCGCCGCTCGGCGGTGGCGGGCGCCGACGACGTGGACGCGGTGGTGGACACGGCGTCGTTCAGCATCGACCTGGCGGCCAAGAAGGTCCGCCGCGACGGTCACGAGGTCCACCTGACCAAGACGGAGTGGGGCGTGCTGGAACTGCTGGTCCGCAACCGCGGCCGGCTGGTCGCGCAGAAGCAGCTGCTGCACGAGGTGTGGGGCCCGTCGTACGAGACGGAGTCCCACTACCTGCGGGTGTACCTGGCCCAGCTGCGGCGCAAGCTGGAGCCGGAACCCTCGCGGCCCCGCCACCTGCTGACGGAACCGGGCATGGGCTACCGCTTCGAGGCCTGACGCACGGCCCGTGTCACTGGGACCGGCCGAAGTCCGTGAATGCCACATTGAGGGAACTAGCGTCCCTCGATGTGGCATTCACGGACTTCGGGTCAGAGCAGGAAGGTCGGCTGGTCGGGGCAACGCGCCGGCGAAGCCGAACCGCGGTTTGGCCCAGGAACGACGAAGGCCACCGCCGCGGCGGTGGCCTTCGGGGACTTCGCGCTTACCTGGGCGTCGGCGACGTGCCGGTCGTGCTCACCGACGGTGCGCCCGACGAGCTGCCGCCACCGCCGGCCGGCGTGGTCGTGTCGGTCGGCGGGTCCGTCCGCGGCGACGTCGTGGTCGGCGGCGGCGTCGTCGGAGTGGTCGTCACCGGCGGTGGGGTCTTCGTCGTCGTCTTGGTCACCGGCGGTGGTGTGCTGCCCGGGCCGCCCGGCGGGGGCGTGTACGGGGGCGGCGGGGCGTGGGTGACGACCGTGGTGGTCGTCTTGCCGTCCGGGCTGACCGAGACCACCGTGGTCGGCGCGCTCGACGACTGCGTCTCCGTCGGCGGCGGCGGGCCGCCGAGGGTGGACGGGCCGCCCGGGGTCGGGGTGCCCGACACCGTCTGGACGCCGGCGGGCGAGGTGCCCTGGCCGCCCGGGGCGCCGGTGCCGCCCGCGGTGGTCGCGGGGGCCGGTCCGGCGAGCTCGGCGACGGCCGCGAACGCCGTCGCGACGACCAGCCCGGCCACCCCGAGCACGACGTACCCGGCGCGGTTCGGTTTGCTGCTCTTCGGCGGTGCGGTGGTGTCGATCCTGGTGATGCGTGAGCTCGAATCCGACCCGTCGGGGCGGGGCATAGAGGCTCCTAGAAGATCGGGGTGACTCCAAAACCTGCGGCTCGAGGTCGTCGAACGATCACTGCTTGCCCGAGCGGGGGAACCCGGGAGGGCGACCTCGGCGGGGAGATTATCACCGTCAGTGCCGCATTCGCCCAGGTAGGGAGCCCGCGTGATCACTGAGTGCAGTCAAACTGTCCGGAAAGGATGAACGTGTGAGTGAGGGACAAACGAACACCAGGATGACGGCGTGGGTCCGCGGGCGGGTGCAGGGCGTCGGTTTCCGCTGGTGGACGCGCAGCCGGGCGCTCGAGCTCGGTCTCGTCGGCAGTGCCCGCAACATGCCCGACGGTCGTGTCGAGGTCATAGCGGAGGGTGATCGCGACCACTGTGAGCGGCTGTTGGCCGTCCTCCGTTCCGGAGAATCACCCGGAAGTGTGGAGACCGTTGTCGAGCGCTGGTCCGACCCGAAAGGGGGGCTCAGCGGCTTCGCCGAGCGGTAGCCCGGGCCTTGGTACTTCCGGGGCGGGTGTGGCGCAGGAGGTTGCCGACGCCGATCACGCTGTGCTAAGGCGCGCCGGAGAGGGGGCGCGTCCGGCGGTCCCGGGACACCCCCAGGTAGCCTGGGACGATTGAAACGCCCGAACCGGCAGCCAGAGGGGTCAGCACCCAGTGCACCTGAAAAGCCTGACGCTCAAGGGCTTCAAGTCCTTCGCCTCGGCCACCACGCTGCGCTTCGAACCGGGCATCACCTGCGTGGTCGGCCCGAACGGCTCCGGCAAGTCCAACGTGCTGGATGCCCTGCGCTGGGTCATGGGCACCCAGGGCGCCAAGGACCTGCGCGGCGGCAAGATGGAGGACGTCATCTTCGCCGGCACCGCGGGCCGCGCCCCGCTCGGCCGCGCCGAGGTCACCCTCACCATCGACAACGCCGACGGCGCGCTGCCGATCGAGTACGGCGAGGTGTCGATCACCCGCCGGATGTTCCGCGACGGCGCCAGCGAGTACGAGATCAACGGCGACCGCTGCCGCCTGATGGACGTCCAGGAGCTGCTCTCGGACTCCGGTATCGGCCGCGAGATGCACGTCATCGTCGGGCAGGGCCAGCTCTCGGCGATCCTCGAGTCCAAGCCCGAGGAGCGCCGCGCCTTCATCGAAGAGGCCGCCGGCGTCCTCAAGCACCGCAAGCGCAAGGAACAGACCCTGCGCAAGCTGGCCAACATGCAGGGCAACCTCGACCGCCTCGGCGACCTCACCACCGAGCTGCGCCGTCAGCTCAAGCCGCTGGGCAAGCAGGCCGAGATCGCCCGCAAGGC
This genomic window contains:
- a CDS encoding potassium-transporting ATPase subunit C; translation: MNTLVKQTWAGLRVLIVMTVLLGVIYPLAVWAIARIPGLEGHAEGSVVTQNGQAVGSSLIGVDPVPADPARDPWFHNRPSALSKDALGPGDPSTSGASNKGPYNEDLVKTIGERKDAIAKREGVSPDQVPPDAVTASGSGLDPAISVAYADLQIARVARVTGLPADRVKQLVEANTSGAGIGVPGVDVLQLNLAVQGAAGGAH
- a CDS encoding response regulator, whose translation is MTDIGATVLVVDDEPQIVRALRINLTARGYKVITAHDGTAALKAVAETKPDVVVLDLGLPDLDGTEVIAGLRGWTTVPIIVLSARGDSADKVQALDAGADDYVTKPFGMDELLARLRAAVRRSAVAGADDVDAVVDTASFSIDLAAKKVRRDGHEVHLTKTEWGVLELLVRNRGRLVAQKQLLHEVWGPSYETESHYLRVYLAQLRRKLEPEPSRPRHLLTEPGMGYRFEA
- a CDS encoding DUF4118 domain-containing protein, yielding MCSSSTWPCKVRPEGHTDSVTSTKKPRRGELRIYLGAAPGVGKTFAMLGEARRRLDRGTDVVAGLVETHGREKTAVLLEDLEIVPRRHAEHRGRAFEEMDVDAILARAPEVAVVDELAHTNVPGSRNAKRWQDVEELLEAGIDVLSTVNVQHLQSLNDVVERITGVTQQETVPDEVVRRAEQLELVDITPEALRRRLAHGNVYPAERIDAALGNYFRPGNLTALRELALLWVADQVDVALQRYRAEQQITDTWEARERVVVSITGGPESETLMRRASRIATRAGAELQVLHILRGDGLSGLGPTAIARCRTLAEEVGATFHTVVGDDVPTALLDFARGVNATQLVIGTSRRSRVARLFDEGIGATVVRQSGPIDVHMVTHAEAGGRLRARLGASPLGFSRLVAGWVLSVVLPVLVTVIGLFVRTGFDFATDVISYVLATVVVALVGGLGPALVAAVLGAGLLNFFFTPPLYTLTVHTPQNLVTLIAMVVVAVLVALVVDAAARRATQAARARTEAALLASYARTVLTHANPIERLLEKVRENFALTSVTLLEKREGAWQGVATAGEHPCADPDEADVDIAVTADVHLTLRGRALPAADRRVLEAVAGQALLSLRQQRSADAAAKAERKAEATELRTTLLSAVGHDLRTPLTSIKASIGSLRAPDLQLSEEDTAELMEAIELSADRLAGLIDNLLDSSRLATGAVVPLLRPVGYDEVVAHALSNVDASGAVVVAVDDQLPSVLADPGLLERVVANVLDNALRHGGGRVSARASAHSGHVELRIVDHGKGLRKGTADSAFAPFQRLGGDRDATPGVGLGLSVAKGFTEAMGGTIRAEDTPGGGLTVVVSLPAESVTYKVEEGVR
- a CDS encoding acylphosphatase → MTAWVRGRVQGVGFRWWTRSRALELGLVGSARNMPDGRVEVIAEGDRDHCERLLAVLRSGESPGSVETVVERWSDPKGGLSGFAER